The Actinomadura graeca nucleotide sequence CGTGCCGAGGTAGACGGTCTCGACCTCGCCCGCCTCGCCGCCGGTGTGGAAGCGGGCGTTGCCGACGCCGAGCTTGGACGTCATCGCGCGTGCCACGGCCTTCTCGAACCCGGTGACGCCCTCGGCGGCCATGATCCCGCCGACGTTGTCGGCGCCGGACTCCTCCATCGTCTCGACGGCGGCGCGCACGTAGTCGGGCGGGAGCAGCGAATGCCCGTCCACCCGGACGATGATGGAGTACTGCGACGCCTTGATCGCGATGTTGAGGCCCTGCGGGGTGCGTCCGGTCGGGTTGGCGACCACCACGATGCGGGGGTCCTCGCCGGCGAGCTTGCGCGCGATCTCCTCGGTGCGGTCGCGCGACGGGCCGATGGCGAGGACGAGCTCCAGCTCGCCCGGGTAGTCCTGGGTCAGGATGCGGCGGACGGCGTCGGTCAGGTGCCGCTGCTCGTTGAGCACCGGCATCACCACCGACACGGCCGGCCAGGTGCGTTCACCGGGGACGGGACGGGACTGCGCGCCGGGTTGCCGGGCAGGCCGGGCGTGGGGAGACGGATTCATGTGGGCTCGCGGACGCACCTCGGCCTGGCGGCCTGAGGAGGCCCCCCTTCCTCTCTCTTGCTGGCTTGTCTGACGCAGCCCACGCCACCCAGGTTCGCGTGCGGGCCGCCGGGACGTGGTCGAGACGGCGCCACGTTACTGCAAGGACACGAGGTCCAGGTACCCATCGGACCGGTGTCTCCCACTTTAGAGTGGTGGGGAATCGCGTCATTACGAGCCGGATGAGGTCGTTGGGGAGGCGGGCGGTCGGCATGGCAGACGGGCACGACTCAGGTCGAGGCGACGCCGACCCGCTGGAGCACTATTTCCGGCCTCGGCCCGCGGGCGGCGCCCCGGAGGGGGCGGAGCCGGACGACGACGGCGGCATCGAGGGCGTGACCATCGAGGGGATGCCCGCGCCGCGGGTGTCGGTGGAGGGGCCGCGCGGCCCGCGCCGTCCCGGCCCGGGGCTGAGCCCCCGGGCGGCGATGAGCGCCCGGCGGCAGCGGCGCTTCCTGATGGTCACCGGGACGATGTCGGCGTTCGTGCTGCTCACGTCGGGCGGCGCGTGGGCGTTCCAGAACTACGTGACGAGCGCGATCGACAGGGTCAAGGTCGGCGGGCTCGGCAAGGGCAAGGACGCGCCGAAGGGCGCGATGACGATCCTGGTGGCGGGCGTCGACCGGCGCGAGGGGCTGACCAGGGAGCAGCAGCGCGCGGCGAAGCTGGGCCACGAGCCGGGCGAGCGGTCCGACACGATGCTGCTGCTGCACGTCTCCCGCGACCACGACCGCGTGTCGGTCGTGAACCTGCCGCGCGACTCCTACGTGACGATCCCGTCGCACAAGTCGAACGGCTCGGAGGGGCCCAAGGGGGCGCACGTCCCGTCCCGTCCGGGCAAGCTGACGTGGGCGTACCAGTTCGGCGGGCCCGACCTGACGGTCGACACGATCAAGCGGACGACCGGCGTGTCCATCGACCACTACGTCGAGGTGAACTTCTACGGGTTCGTCAACATGGTGGACGCGCTCGGCGGCGTGGACGTGTGCACCGAGCAGCCCATCGACGACGCCAAGAGCGGGCTGCGGCTCCCCGCGGGCAAGTCGCACGTGGACGGGCTGAAGGCGCTCGGGTTCGCCCGCGCCCGCTACACCCTGACCGGCGGCAGCGACCTCGGGCGCATCGACCGGCAGCAGCAGTTCATGGCGTCGATGATGAAGCAGGCGCTGTCCAGCAGGACGCTCAGCGACCCGGTGAAGTCGGCGAGGTTCCTGAAGGCGGCGCTGAAGTCGCTGCGCGTCGACCCCGATCTCGCCGAGGACCTGCCGAAGCTCGCCAACCAGATGAAGGACCTGTCGACCGACAGCCTCACGTTCGCGAAGGTGCCGCTGGCGAACCCCGACTTCAACACCGTCCTGTGGAACGCCCCGGGGCCGCAGTCGACCGTCCAGTGGGACCAGCACCGCGCGAACGAGCTGTTCACCCGGATCCGGCGCGACCAGCCGCTGGTCAAGGAGACGCCGAAGCCGAGCGCGTCGCCGACGAAGACGCCGCGGGACGCGCTGACGGTGCCGCCGGACGAGATCCAGGTCCGCGTCCTCAACGCGATCGGCACGCGGGGGCTCGCGACGCGCGCGGGCGGGGAACTGGACAAGGCCGGGTTCCACGCGACCGTCGTGCCTGGCGTGGCGCGCCGCGGGCTCCAGACGACGCAGATCCAGTACGGCCCCGGCCGCGAGGACTCCGCGAAGACGCTGGCCGCGGCGATCCCGGGCGCGCGGATGAAGGAGGTCCGCTCGCTCGGCCCGCGCGTGCAGGTGATGGTCGGCGCGAACTGGGACGGCGCCAAGAAGGTCAGGGTCGCGGGCGCCTCGCCGAGCGCGGCGCCGTCCCAGGACCCGGCGCTGGAGACGGGCACGGCCACCCAGAAGCTCTGCGGCTGACCACCCTAGAATGCTGTTCTAACAGCGAGGGAGGTCCCGTGGAGGAGTTCTACCGGCCGCTCGGCGACGGGTCGTTCGCCGCCACCCCGGCGACGGCGGGCCCGTGGTCGCCGGACGCGCAGCACGCCGGGCCGGTCGCGGGGCTGCTCGGGCGGGCCCTCGAACGGCACGAGCCCGTCCCCGGGACGCGGGTGGCGCGGGTGACGGTGGAGATCCTCGGTCCCGTCCCGGTGGCGGAGCTGGCGGTCACCGCGCGCGTCGTCCGGCCGGGCCGGCGGGTGGCGCTGCTGGAGGCCGTGATGACCCACGCGGGACGGCCGGTCGCCCGCGCCACCGCGTGGCGGATCCTCGCCGCGCCCGAGCGGCTCCCGGCCTTCTCGCACGCGCCCGCTCCGCCGCCCCTCCCGGAATCCACCCCGCCGCTGGAGACCTGGCCGGAGGCCCACGCCGACGGTTATCTGGCCGCGATGGAGTGGCGCGTCGTCGAGGGGGCGCTCGGACGCCCGGGACCCGGCGTGACCTGGGCGCGGGCGCGCGTCCCGCTCGTGTCGGGGGAGGCCGACACGCCGCTCGTGCGCGCGCTCGTGCTGGCCGACAGCGCCTCCGGCGTCGGCAGCCAGCTCGACCTCTCCAAGTGGCTGATCATCAACACGGACCTGACGGTCGCGCTGCACCGCGACCCCGTCGGCGAGTGGCTGTGCATGGGCGCCGCGGTGCACACGAGCCCGCGGGGCAGCGCGCTGTGCGAGGCGGCGCTCGCCGACCGCTCCGGCGATTTCGGGCGCGTCCTGCAAACCCTCCTCGTGGACGAGCCACCCGGCTGATCGGGCCTCGACACCCCTCTCCCACCTTGGCGATCCTTGATCGACTACTCTCCGTGATGATAGGGAGACAGGGAGAAGTCACGTGCGATCGTCAGGAGGCACCAGCATGCCGTCAAGGATCCTCGTTCTGATCACCGCGACCGCCGCCGCCGCGATGGCCCTCTCGGGCCTCGCCGGTGACCCGCGGATCGCCGCCGCCGCGGGCGCGCCGCCGCCCGGGGACGACGCGCCGGCGGCCGCGGACCCGCCGCCGGCGCCGGCCAAGGACCCCCGGGCGCCGTCCGCGGGCGGCTCGTCCGGCGCGAAGGACGGCACCGACCTGACCGCCTGTCTGGACGCCGAGTGCGACGTCGAGGTCCAGAGCGGCCAGCAGATCAAGATCGACAAGCAGTACGGCGCGGATTCGGTCGGCGTCAAGCGCAACGGGTCCCAGGTGACGCTCACCGTCCACCGCGGGAGCGCCAAGATGGTCACGATGCTGGACGCGGGCGCGGCGCACTCCAGCTCGACGTTCAACGACCTCGTGTTCCAGCCGCGGCTTGGCAAGAACGGCGCCCTGATCCTCACCATCTCCCGCACCTGAGGCGCGCGGCCCGGCGAGGCCCCGTCCCGCGCGCGCCGCGGGCGGGGCCTCACGCGCGCCGCCGCACCGCCGCGCCGCCGCACCGCCGCCCCCGTAGGATCGGAGGGCATCCGCGCCTTCCCGACCCCCCGACCCTCCGCCTCCCGCCCTCCACGTCCGGCGCCACGCATCCGGAGGCCCTGACCTGGGAAACTCACAGGTCATGGACCCGCCCGGCCGCCGCCGGCATCCGGCTCCCACCGGGCACGACCCCCGGAGCCGGAGATCCCCGGAGCCGGCCGCACCCGAAGATCGGCGGGGACGGCTCGGCGATCCGAGAAAGGAGCCCGCCTTGGCCTACCGGCTGACGGTCATAGGGACCGGTTACCTCGGGGCCACGCACGCCGCGTGCATGGCCGACCTGGGGTTCGAGGTCCTCGGCCTGGACGTGGACGAGGAGAGGATCGCGCGGCTGTCGGCCGGCGACCTGCCGTTCTACGAGCCCGGGCTGGAATCGGTGCTGCGCAGGGCCCTGGAGAGCCGGCGGCTGCGGTTCACCACGTCGTACGAGGAGGCCGCCGCGTTCGGCGACGTGCACTTCCTCTGCCTCGGCACCCCGCAGAAGGCGGGCGAGTACGCCGCCGACCTGACCTACGTGGACGCGGCCGTCGACACCCTGGCCCCGCTGCTGCACCGCCCGTGCCTGGTCGTCGGCAAGTCCACGGTCCCGGTCGGGACGGCGGCGCGGCTGGCCGGCAGGCTGGCCGAGCTCGCCCCGGCGGGCGGCGACGCCGTCCTCGCGTGGAATCCCGAGTTCCTCCGCGAGGGGTTCGCCGTCCAGGACACCTTGAAGCCGGACCGGATCGTGGCCGGGCTGCCGGCCGAGCAGGGCGCCGCCGAGCACGCCGAGAAGGTGCTCCGCGAGGTCTACTCGACGATGCTGTCCGCGGGCACCCCGTTCGTCGCCGCGGACCTGCCGACGGCCGAGCTGGTGAAGGTGGCCGCGAACGCGTTCCTCGCCACGAAGATCTCCTTCATCAACGCGATGGCGGAGGTCTGCGAGGCCGCGCACGCCGATGTGACGAAGCTCTCCGAGGCCCTCTCCTACGACGACCGGATCGGCGGCCGGTTCCTCGGGCCCGGCCTCGGCTTCGGCGGCGGCTGCCTGCCCAAGGACATCCGCGCCTTCATGGCCCGCGCCGGGGAGCTCGGCGCCGACCAGGCGCTCACCTTCCTGCGCGAGGTCGACGAGATCAACATCCGGCGCCGGATCCGGATGGTGGACCTCGCCCGGGAACTGCTCGGCGGCTCGTTCATCGGGCGGACGGTCGGCGTCCTCGGCGCGGCCTTCAAACCGGACTCCGACGACGTCCGCGACTCCCCGGCGCTCGACGTGGCCGCGTCCATCCGCGCCCAGGGCGGCAAGGTCACGGTGTACGACCCGCAGGCCATGCGCAACGCCCGCCGCGCGCAGCCGTCGCTGGACTTCGGCGACTCGGCGCTGTCGGCCGCCCGCGGCGCTCACGTCGTCCTGCTGCTCACCGAGTGGGCCGAGTTCCGCGACATGGCCCCGGAGTCGCTCGCCGGTGCCGTCTCCGAACGCAACATCGTCGACGGCCGCAACGCCCTCGATCCCGAGCGCTGGCGCGCGTCCGGCTGGAACTACCGCGCCCTCGGCCGCCCCTGACCTCCCCGGCCCCGGGCCTGGGCCGTCCCGTCTCAGCCGCCGCCGGGGACGTCGCCGCCGAGGACGTTGCCGGGGGTGTCCAGCCAGAGGTCGTGCCCGTCCGGGCGGGCGGTGAGGCCGAAGCGCTCGCGGCCCGGGCGGCCCCAGGCGACCCAGCGGAGGTAGGCGCGGGACACCTCGTCCCACAGCCTGCGCCCGCCGTACTGCTCCACGGCGAACCGGTCGGCGCCCGGCTCGTAGTCGACGCTGGCCCATGATCCGCCGGGCGCGCCGGTCTCCAGCAGCCACAGCGTCAGCTCGCCGGAGTCGCCGCGCGCCGCGCACACGTGCTTGCGCGCGCGGGGCACCAGCGCGCCGATCGCCAGGTCCGCGCCGTAGGAGTCCCAGGCGACGCTGCGAGGGTCCAGCAGCGTGGTGCCCCGTTCTGTCTCGTGCTCGGTGCCGCCCACGTACTGGGCCAGGGACGGCGACGCGGGGCGGGCCCGCTCCATCGTGTCGCCCGAGAGGTGCGGGAACCGCCCGATCGCGCGGCCTTGCCCGTCCACGGTGAGGCAGGCGAGGTGGCCGCCGCCGTAGGCGGGCGTCCAGGGGCACACGATCACGCCTCCCGGACGGGTCTGCTCCAGCCACGCCCGGGCGATCGCGGTGACGCCGCGGGTGACGTGCACGCGGTCGTAGGGGGCGTTGTCGGGGAAGCCCGCCGCCTCGTCCCCCACGAAGAGGTGCGGCCCGTGCCCGGCCTCGGCGAGGTCGGCCGCGGCCCGCGCCGCGACCAGTTCGTCGGCCTCGACCGACGTCACGTTCGCGCCGCCGACCCGCCACGACAGCAGCGCAGCCGTCCACCCGGCGCCGGTGCCTGCCTCCAGGACCCGGTCGTGGTCGCGCGGGGCGAGGGCGTGCAGGGCGTGCAGGACGGCGCGGGGGGAGCCGCAGGACGGCGTCACCGCGTCGGAGTACACCGCGTCCCACCAGGCCGCCGGGTCACGGTCGCGGTCGATCGCGTGGCCGGGGCCGCCGCCGCGGACGACGCGGGCCCGGGCGGGCACGAACCAGTGCCGCGGCACCTCGCCGAGCGCCGCCCGCCATGCCGGGTCGGTCAGGACGCCCTGCGCGGCGTAAACGTCGCACAGTGCGCTGATCCGCCCGTCGACGTCCCTGTCCACGGGTAGAGCGTAAACCAGGGAATCACTCTATGGAGTGACTCGCGCACGATAGGTAATCATTCCCGGTCTTTGCCGCGGGAACGATCGGAGTGAGGACGGTGTTGTCCGGGCATGCGAGACGAGTTCGCCGACGACGGCGTGATCGGGCGGCTGCTGGAGAAGTCCGAGGTGTGGGCGTTCGTGGGGCTGAGCGGCGACCCGGGCCGCGAGGTCCACCGGCAGGCCCGCCTCCTCCAGGGGCGCGGGAAGCGGATCGTCCCGGTGCATCCGGACGGCGCGGCCGTCCTGGGCGAGCGGGGGTACGCGTCGCTGGCCGAAGTGCCCGGGCCGCCCATCGACGTGGTCGGCGTCTACCGGCGGTCGGAGTTCGCCGGCGGCGTCGTGGACGAGGCCGTCGCCGCCGGGGCGAGGGCGGTGTGGCTGCCCCTCGGGGTGGTGGACGAGGAGGCCGCCAGGCGCGCCCGCGACGCCGGGCTCGACGTCGTCATGGACCGCTGCCCCGCCATCGAATGGGCCCGCCGCGCATGACGGCCGCCCCCTGAGGCCCCGGCAGCCGCCCTCTGAGGCCCCCGAGCCCGGGAAGCCTCCTGCGCGGCGCTCAGAGGCCCGCTCGGAGGCGCTCGCCCTTCGCCTTCGCCTGCGCGTGGAGGTCCCGCTGGAACTCCGTCATCTTCGCCTGGAGGTCGCCGTCGGACGCGGCGAGGATCCGGACGGCGAGGAGCCCGGCGTTGCGCGCCGCGCCGACGGCGACCGTCGCGACGGGGACCCCGGCGGGCATCTGGACGATCGACAGCAGCGAGTCCATGCCGTCCAGGTACTTCAGCGGGACGGGCACGCCGATCACCGGCAGCGGCGTCACCGAGGCGAGCATCCCCGGCAGGTGCGCGGCACCGCCCGCCCCCGCGATGATCGCCCGCAGCCCGCGCCCCGCGGCGCCGTCACCGTAGGCGATCATGTCGTGCGGCATCCGGTGCGCGGACACGACGTCGGCCTCGTAGGGGACGCCGAACTCCTCCAGCGCCTCGGCGGCGGCCTTCATGACCGGCCAGTCCGAGTCGCTGCCCATCACCACGCCCACCAGCGGCGTCATCGCTTCTTCTCCCCCCAGCGCAGGTAGTCGGCCGCGTGGCGCGCGCGCTCGCGGACCTCGTCCAGGTCGCGGCCCAGCGCGGTGACGTGGCCGATCTTGCGGCCCGGCCGCACGTCCTTGCCGTAGAGGTGCACCTTGACGGCGGGATCGTGGGCCATCACGTGGATGTAGCGGCGGTAGACGTCCGGGTCGTCGCCGCCCAGCACGTTCGCCATGACCGTGCAGGGGGCCGTGGGCTCGGTGGACCCCAGGGGCAGGTCCAGGACGGCCCGCAGGTGCTGCTCGAACTGGGACGTGCGGGCGCCCTCGATCGTCCAGTGGCCGGAGTTGTGCGGCCGCATGGCCAGCTCGTTGACCAGCAGTCCGTCGCGGGTCTCGAACAGCTCCACCGCGAGCAGGCCGGTGACGCCGAGGCTGTCGGCCACGCCGAGCGCGAGGCGCTGCGCCTCGGCGGCCGTGTCCTCGTCCAGGCCGGGGGCCGGTGCGATCACCTCGGTGCAGATCCCGCCCTCCTGGACGGTCTCCACGATCGGGTACGCGGCGCCCTGGCCGTACGGGGAGCGCGCGACCAGGGCGGCCAGCTCCCGCCTGAACGGGACGTGCCGCTCGACCATCAGGTCGACGCCCTCGGTGCGCAGCCTCCCGACCATCTCCGCCGTCTCGCGGTCGAGGGCCTCGGCGATCCAGACGCCCTTGCCGTCGTAGCCGCCCCGGGTGGCCTTGATGACGAGCGGCCAGCCGTGCTCCTCCGCGAACGCCTCCAGGAACGCCAGCGGCGCGGCGGGCGGGACGTGCGCGTAGGCGGGGCACGGTACGCCCAGGGCGCTGAGCCGGTCCCGCATGACGAGCTTGTCCTGCGCGTGGGCGAGGGCGGCCGCATCCGGACGGCACGGCACGCCCGACCGCTCCACCTTCTGGATGTGCGGCCCGGGGACGTGCTCGTGGTCGAAGGTGACCACGTCGCAGCCCTTGGCGAACGCGAGCAGGTCGTCCAGGGACCGGTCGTCGCCGATCCGGGCGTCCGCGACGACCTTGGCCGCCGAGTCGCCGGCGGATCCGGCCAGCACGCGCAGCGGCACGCCCAGCGCGATCGCCGCCTGCTGGGTCATCCGGGCCAGCTGGCCGCCACCCGCCATCCCCACCACGGGCATGTCCACAGGATTCGTCACGTCAGAAGGCTACCGGCCACCCGGGTGCGAACGAATCGGCCGCCCCCCGCGTCCAATCGTGTGTGGGTCGTCCGGCAGGGGGGAGGGAAACGGCACGGACGGCCGGAAACGTTCATGTTCCGACGCCCCTGCGGCCACGTACGTCTATCCTCGTCAATACCTCCGCAGCCGCAGCCGCGCCACTGACGCGGTGCCCGTAGCCGAAGTCCGGAAGGACGGTTCCCCTTCGTGAGCCTGGTCGCCAATCTCCAACGGCAGTTCGCGCACCTGGTGCGCGAGCTCGCGAAGTTCGGCAGCGTCGGCGCCATCGCGTTCGTGATCACGGTCGCGCTCGGCAACGGGATGCACACCGGCCTGGGCATGGGCCCGCTGACGTCCAACGGCATCGCCACGGTGGTCGCCACGACGTTCTCCTACCTGGCCAACCGCTACTGGACGTTCCGCCACCGCGACCGCACCGGCCTGGGACGCGAGTACGTGCTGTTCTTCGCGCTGAACGGCGTCGGGCTGGTGATCACCGAGCTGTTCATCGGGTTCACCCACTACGTGCTGGGGCTGGGCGACGCGATCTCCTACAACGTCTCGCTGGTGATCGGCACCGGCGTCGCGACGCTGTTCCGCTTCTGGTCGTACAAGAAGTGGGTGTTCCTGCCGACGACCTCCCCGCACGTGGACCCGGCGTCCGGCCTGCCCGAGGCGCCGCGCGAGCCCCATGGGCCGCACGAGCGTCCGGCGGCGGGCGGGCCCGCCGGAGAGGCGCCCGCCGGGGACGCGCCGGGCGTGCACCGCGCGGGGGGCCGCGGCGTCCCGTCCCACCGGCTCGGCCACCCGATCGACACGCACCCCGCCGGGGACTACGCCCAGTTCACCCGCTCCCGCTGAGCGGCACCGGGCGGCCCCGGGCGGCTCCTGAGCGGGCCGCCGGACGGACCCGGGCGTCGGCTCAGGCGGGCCCGATGACCACGCGCTCGGACGCCAGGCGCGCGTCCGCGGCCTGGCGGAGGAACACGCCGAACACCGCCGGGCGGGCCTGGACGAGTTCCAGCCGCCCCCCGTCCACCACGGCCAGCGAGCGGGCCAGGTAGAGCCCGAGGCCGGTGCCCTTGCCGCCGCTGACGCTGCGTTCGAAGATCCGGGGCTCCAGCTCGGGCGGGATGCCCGAGCCCTCGTCGCCGACCTCGACCACGACCGACCCGGCGCCGGGCTTGGTGTTGATCGTGACGGTGCCGGAGCCGTGCATGAGCGAGTTGTCCAGCAGCGTGGCGACGATCTGCGAGAGGCCCTCGGGGTTGGTCATGCCGACGAGGCCCTGCTCGCCGACCATCCGGACGTCGCGGCCGTCGCGGCGGAAGATGGGCCGCCACTCCTCGACCTGCTGGGCGATGATGTCGTCGACGGGCGAGGCGACCGCGCCGCCCGTGCGGTCGTGCCGGGCGCGGGCGAGGAGCTGCTCGACGACCGCGACGAGCCGCTCGGTCTGCGCGACGGCGGCGGCGCCCTCCTCCCGGACGACGTCGGGGTAGTCGGCGGCCTCGATCATCTCCTCCAGCCGCATCGACAGCGCGGTGAGCGGCGTGCGGAGCTGGTGGCTGGCGTCGGAGGCGAACTCGCGGCTCGCGGCCAGCAGGTCGGCGATCCGGACGGCGCTGCGGTCGAGCACCTCGGCGACGCGGTCCACCTCGGGGATGCCGTAGCGGCGGCGGCGCGGGCGGGCCTTGCCGGTGCCGAGCCGGTCGGCGGTCTCGGCGAGGTCGATCAGCGGGAGGGTCAGCTTGCGGGCCTGGAACATCGCGAGGCCGACGGTGACGGCGACGCCGAACAGCGCGAGGCTGCCGATCAGGACGAGCAGCCGCACCGCCCCGTCCTGCACCTCGGCTGCCGGGCGCGACACCCGCACCGTGACCCCGGCCCCGGACGCGGCGGCCTCCAGCATCCGCTCCCGGCCGGGCCGCCCGCCGGCGAGGACCGTCCGGCCGTCCGGCAGGGTGATGGCGATATACCGGCCGGGATACTCCTGGGCGATCTTGTCGGCGGCCAGGGGCTGGCGTGTCTGGAGGCTGTAGCCGACGCCGCCGACGATGGCGGACGCCTCCCGGTCGAGCGCCTGCGCGGCCTGCTCGTAGATGAGCTTGTGGGTGGCGAAGGCGAGGGGTATGCCGAGCAGCAGTATCGCGACGACCGCCACCGCGAGCGTCGACAGCAGGAGTCGGCGCCTCATCAGGGCTCCTTGGAGGGTGTGGCCACGGCCGCGCGACGTCCCCCCGGGCCTCTCGGGAAGGCCCGGGGACGGTCCGCCCGACCATGGCGGCCGGGACTAGTCGCCGCGCTCGAACCGGAAGCCGACGCCCCGCACGGTGGTGATGTAGCGGGGACTGCCGGCGTCGTCGCCGAGTTTGCGGCGCAGCCAGGAAATGTGCATGTCGAGCGTCTTGGTCGAGCCCCACCAGTTGGTGTCCCACACCTCGCGCATGATCTGCTCGCGGGTGACGACCTTGCCCGCGTCGCGGACGAGGACGCGCAGCAGGTCGAACTCCTTGGTGGTGAGCTGGAGCTCCTGCTCGCCCATCCAGGCGCGGCGCGACTCGGCGTCGATCCGCACCCCCTGGACGATCGGGGTCTCGGTGCTGCCCCGGCGCAGCAGCGCCCGCACCCGGGCGAGCAGCTCGGCCAGCCGGAACGGCTTGGTCACGTAGTCGTCGGCGCCCGCGTCGAGCCCGACGACGGTGTCGACCTCGTCGGCGCGGGCGGTCAGGATCAGTATGGGGACACCGTGCCCCTCGGCGCGCACCCGGCGGGCCACTTCGAGGCCGTCCAGCTCGGGCAGTCCCAGGTCCAGGACGATGAGGTCGACACCGCCGCCGAGCGCCCGCTCCAGGGCCTGCGGTCCGTCCGGGCTGACTTCGACGGTGTACCCCTCGCGACGGAGCGCGCGGGCGAGAGGCTCGGAGATGGACGTGTCGTCCTCGGCGAGCAGTACTGAGGTCATGGACCGATCGTATGACCATTCTTGAACATTGCCCCGCCGCCGCCGCGCTCTTGACCTGCGGTTTGCCACTCGTAGTACATCCTCGAACACCACCATTTCGGGTAGTTTTCTGATGTAAACGTGCATGTCACCCGCGTGGTGACTCCCTTGGTCAGCCGAGGACCGCGACCGACGCGCCCGGAAGGGACACCACGGCGGTTCGAGAATCGCCGTTGACGCCCTTTTCCGCGGTGATCGCCGGATTCGAGGCGAGCAGCAGCCGGGGCTCGGGGAGGCCGGTCACGTCCAGCCGGACCGGGCCGCCGCCCAGGTTCGCCGCGACGCACACGCCGCCGCGGCGCATCGTCAGGTGGCGCTCGCCCTCGGTGGTCTCCACGACCTCGACGGCCATGGCCGCGGGGCCCGGGTCGTTCAGCTCCGGCCTGGCGCGCCGGAGCGCGATCAGGGCCTGATGCCATTCGAGCAGGTCACGATGGGGATGACGGCCGGGCTCGGCCCAGTCGAGGACCGAACTCCGGAAGGTGTCCACAGCCTGTGGATCGGGGACGCCGCCCGTCCAGCCGTGGCGGGAGAACTCCCTGCGGCGGCCCTCGCTCACCGCTTGCGCCAGCGCCGGGTCCACGTGGTCGGTGAAGTAGCACCACGGGGTGGACGCGCCCCATTCCTCCCCCATGAAGAGCATGGGCGTGAACGGCGCGAGCAACAGCAGCGCCGCTCCGACCTTCAGCAGGTCCGGCGAAAGCGTCGCGCCGACACGATCCCCGGACGCGCGATTTCCCACCTGATCGTGGTTCTGCAGAAAACCCAGGAAGCGGTGCGCGGGAGTGGTTCGCACGTCCACAGGACGGCCGTGGTGCCGTCCCCGATACGTCGACATGGTGCCGTCATGGACGAATACCTTCGTCAGGGCTTTCTTCAGTATCTCCAATGCACCGAAATCGCAGTAGTAGCCCTGTCTCTCACCTGTCAGCGCCGCATGCAGGGCGTGATGGAAGTCGTCGTTCCACTGCGCGTCGAGCCCGTAGCCGCCGGCCTCCCTGGAGGCCACCAGCCGCGGGTCGTTCAGGTCGGACTCGGCGATGAGGAACAGCTCACGCCCCACGTGGGCCGACAGCGCCGCCACCGCGTCCGCCAGTTCCTCCAGTATGTGCACGGCGCGGTGGTCGGCGATGGCGTGGACGGCGTCCAGACGCAGCCCGTCCAAGTGGTAGTCCCGCAGCCACATCAGCGCGTTCTGCACGACGAACGCGCGGACCTCGTCCGAGCCCTCCTGGTCGAAGTTCACCGCTTGGCCCCAGGGGGTGGTGTGGGCGGCGGTGAAGTACGGCCCGTAGGAGGCGAGGCGGTTCCCGTCCGGGCCCAGGTGGTTGTAGACGACGTCCAAGACGACGGCGAGGCCATGGGCGTGTGCGGCGTTCACGAAGCGTTTCAGCCCGTCCGGGCCGCCGTAGGGCTCGTGCGGCGCCCACAGGTGGACGCCGTCGTATCCCCAACCATGGTGGCCGGGGAACGAAGCGACGGGCAGAAGCTCGACCGTGTCGATCCCCAGGGAGACCAGATGCGGAAGGCGTTCGACGGCCGCATCGAAGGTTCCTTCGGGGGTGAACGTGCCGACGTGCAGTTCGTACAGGACGCTGCCGGGAAGGGGCCGTCCGTGCCAGTGGCCGTCGCTCCAGATGAACCCGTTGTGGTCGTACACACGGCTCTGCCCGTGCACGCCATGCGGCTGCCA carries:
- a CDS encoding glycosyltransferase family 2 protein; translation: MNPSPHARPARQPGAQSRPVPGERTWPAVSVVMPVLNEQRHLTDAVRRILTQDYPGELELVLAIGPSRDRTEEIARKLAGEDPRIVVVANPTGRTPQGLNIAIKASQYSIIVRVDGHSLLPPDYVRAAVETMEESGADNVGGIMAAEGVTGFEKAVARAMTSKLGVGNARFHTGGEAGEVETVYLGTFRRSALERVGGYDETFTRAQDWEMNHRIRQSGGRIFFTPRMRVTYRPRPNLRALAKQYFHTGRWRRVVGREHQGTLNLRYLAPPIAVLAITAGTVAGAFGFWPAWILPGGYAAAMVAGAAVEGRGLPLSAWVRLPLVFATMHLTWGVGFLTSPPGLGQPTPAKPGEAVR
- a CDS encoding LCP family protein — translated: MADGHDSGRGDADPLEHYFRPRPAGGAPEGAEPDDDGGIEGVTIEGMPAPRVSVEGPRGPRRPGPGLSPRAAMSARRQRRFLMVTGTMSAFVLLTSGGAWAFQNYVTSAIDRVKVGGLGKGKDAPKGAMTILVAGVDRREGLTREQQRAAKLGHEPGERSDTMLLLHVSRDHDRVSVVNLPRDSYVTIPSHKSNGSEGPKGAHVPSRPGKLTWAYQFGGPDLTVDTIKRTTGVSIDHYVEVNFYGFVNMVDALGGVDVCTEQPIDDAKSGLRLPAGKSHVDGLKALGFARARYTLTGGSDLGRIDRQQQFMASMMKQALSSRTLSDPVKSARFLKAALKSLRVDPDLAEDLPKLANQMKDLSTDSLTFAKVPLANPDFNTVLWNAPGPQSTVQWDQHRANELFTRIRRDQPLVKETPKPSASPTKTPRDALTVPPDEIQVRVLNAIGTRGLATRAGGELDKAGFHATVVPGVARRGLQTTQIQYGPGREDSAKTLAAAIPGARMKEVRSLGPRVQVMVGANWDGAKKVRVAGASPSAAPSQDPALETGTATQKLCG
- a CDS encoding thioesterase family protein, with translation MEEFYRPLGDGSFAATPATAGPWSPDAQHAGPVAGLLGRALERHEPVPGTRVARVTVEILGPVPVAELAVTARVVRPGRRVALLEAVMTHAGRPVARATAWRILAAPERLPAFSHAPAPPPLPESTPPLETWPEAHADGYLAAMEWRVVEGALGRPGPGVTWARARVPLVSGEADTPLVRALVLADSASGVGSQLDLSKWLIINTDLTVALHRDPVGEWLCMGAAVHTSPRGSALCEAALADRSGDFGRVLQTLLVDEPPG
- a CDS encoding UDP-glucose dehydrogenase family protein; the protein is MADLGFEVLGLDVDEERIARLSAGDLPFYEPGLESVLRRALESRRLRFTTSYEEAAAFGDVHFLCLGTPQKAGEYAADLTYVDAAVDTLAPLLHRPCLVVGKSTVPVGTAARLAGRLAELAPAGGDAVLAWNPEFLREGFAVQDTLKPDRIVAGLPAEQGAAEHAEKVLREVYSTMLSAGTPFVAADLPTAELVKVAANAFLATKISFINAMAEVCEAAHADVTKLSEALSYDDRIGGRFLGPGLGFGGGCLPKDIRAFMARAGELGADQALTFLREVDEINIRRRIRMVDLARELLGGSFIGRTVGVLGAAFKPDSDDVRDSPALDVAASIRAQGGKVTVYDPQAMRNARRAQPSLDFGDSALSAARGAHVVLLLTEWAEFRDMAPESLAGAVSERNIVDGRNALDPERWRASGWNYRALGRP
- a CDS encoding protein-L-isoaspartate(D-aspartate) O-methyltransferase; the encoded protein is MDRDVDGRISALCDVYAAQGVLTDPAWRAALGEVPRHWFVPARARVVRGGGPGHAIDRDRDPAAWWDAVYSDAVTPSCGSPRAVLHALHALAPRDHDRVLEAGTGAGWTAALLSWRVGGANVTSVEADELVAARAAADLAEAGHGPHLFVGDEAAGFPDNAPYDRVHVTRGVTAIARAWLEQTRPGGVIVCPWTPAYGGGHLACLTVDGQGRAIGRFPHLSGDTMERARPASPSLAQYVGGTEHETERGTTLLDPRSVAWDSYGADLAIGALVPRARKHVCAARGDSGELTLWLLETGAPGGSWASVDYEPGADRFAVEQYGGRRLWDEVSRAYLRWVAWGRPGRERFGLTARPDGHDLWLDTPGNVLGGDVPGGG
- a CDS encoding CoA-binding protein, giving the protein MRDEFADDGVIGRLLEKSEVWAFVGLSGDPGREVHRQARLLQGRGKRIVPVHPDGAAVLGERGYASLAEVPGPPIDVVGVYRRSEFAGGVVDEAVAAGARAVWLPLGVVDEEAARRARDAGLDVVMDRCPAIEWARRA